Below is a genomic region from Cellulomonas sp. P24.
ACCACGAGACCGACCAGCTCGACGACCGCTCGGGTCAGGACGACGAGGGCGCGCGCGCGGTCCATCGGGGAACGACCCTCGTCACCACGAAGACGGCGCACCGCCACGTCGATGTGCTGGCGCTGCACTCGCAGGGTGGTGCGGACGTACCGTCGCAGCAGTGGCGCGCCGAAGCCGAAGTTGCGCGCGAGCAGGACGACGTGGTTCCGCCTCGCGTAGTAGAGGTACCGACGATCGAAACGCTGCCCGACGTCGTAGGGCGCGGCGACGTGATGGACGACGGCGCGTGGGGCGAAGACGAGCCGCCCTCCCGCGGCGCGCACCCGGAGCGAGATGTCCGACTCCTCGCACAGACACGTGCCGGGGTAGTTCCCGCGGATCCCCCCGATCGACGTCAAGGTGTCCCGGCGGAACGACATCGTGGCTCCGAGCAGGTGGTCGACGTCGAGATCCCGTCCAGGATCGGCTCCGAAGTAGCCGGTCAGCATGCCGTTGGGGAGCAACCGTCCGATCTGGCCGAGGCCCGCGCTCTCCTCGCCGGGAAGGCCGTTGACGGCGCGCCCGCCGACACCCCACACGGTGGGATCCGCGTACGGGGCCAGGAGCTCGTCGGCCCAGCGTGGCTCGACGAACGCGTCGTCGTCGATGAACGCGACGATGTCGCCACGAGCGTGCGCGAGCCCGATCTGGCGGGACTCGGGCATCGTGCCCGGCCCGAGGTCGTTGCGCAGGTACAGCGCCTCGGGGAAGTCGCGGGTGACGAGCTCCCGCGTCCGGACGTCGGGCGAGGCGTCCACGACCAGCACCTCGCTGGCCGGTCGCTCGAGCTCGCGCAGGTGCTCGAGGCAGGTGCGGACGTAGTCCGGCCGGGCGTACGTGATGATCACGACGCTGAGCGTGGTCGGTGCGGTGGTCATGGCAGGTCC
It encodes:
- a CDS encoding glycosyltransferase family 2 protein; protein product: MTTAPTTLSVVIITYARPDYVRTCLEHLRELERPASEVLVVDASPDVRTRELVTRDFPEALYLRNDLGPGTMPESRQIGLAHARGDIVAFIDDDAFVEPRWADELLAPYADPTVWGVGGRAVNGLPGEESAGLGQIGRLLPNGMLTGYFGADPGRDLDVDHLLGATMSFRRDTLTSIGGIRGNYPGTCLCEESDISLRVRAAGGRLVFAPRAVVHHVAAPYDVGQRFDRRYLYYARRNHVVLLARNFGFGAPLLRRYVRTTLRVQRQHIDVAVRRLRGDEGRSPMDRARALVVLTRAVVELVGLVVGFPAAVVARRRDRIAGVGTP